A part of Acipenser ruthenus chromosome 12, fAciRut3.2 maternal haplotype, whole genome shotgun sequence genomic DNA contains:
- the LOC117416833 gene encoding sodium- and chloride-dependent glycine transporter 1-like isoform X4, translated as MNGAVLGETTKKDENIRRGNWGNQIEFVLTSVGYAVGLGNVWRFPYLCYRNGGGAFMFPYFIMLVFCGIPLFFLELSFGQFASLGCLGVWKVSPMFKGVGYGMMVVSTYIGIYYNVVICIAFYYFFMSMTNVLPWTYCNNPWNTKDCSGVVGSSYANASIANTSTLMRNISELVNHTAKRTSPSEEYWKYHVLNISDDIGHFGEVRLPILGCLAASWVVVFLCLIRGVKSSGKVVYFTATFPYVVLTVLFIRGITLDGAVNGIKYYLTPQWKMILDAKVWGDAASQIFYSLGCAWGGLITMASYNKFHNNCYRDSIIISITNCATSVYAGFVIFSILGFMAHHLGVDVADVADHGPGLAFVAYPGALTLLPISPLWSLLFFFMLILLGLGTQFCLLETLVTAIVDEIGTDWIIRNKTYVTLGVAVVGFLLGVPLTSQAGIYWLLLMDNYAASFSLVIISCIMCVAIMYIYGFHNYFKDVEMMLGFPPPIFFRICWRFVSPAIISFILVFTVVQYKPITYNDYIYPGWSLIIGFLMALSSVICIPIYAIYKIWTSDGTTFLERVKNALKPDPSWGPALQEHRTGRYAPNVSSGSNLNQEGQLLHTKEKPEEVSLMIQGSNDSAHNPEASA; from the exons AATGGAGCGGTTCTTGGTGAGACGACAAAGAAGGATGAGAACATACGCCGGGGGAACTGGGGCAACCAGATTGAGTTTGTTCTGACCAGTGTCGGCTATGCAGTGGGTTTGGGCAATGTCTGGAGATTCCCCTATCTCTGCTACAGAAATGGAGGAG GTGCCTTCATGTTTCCCTACTTCATCATGCTTGTGTTCTGTGGAATCCCGCTCTTTTTCCTGGAGCTGTCCTTCGGACAGTTTGCCAGTCTTGGCTGCCTTGGGGTATGGAAAGTCAGCCCCATGTTTAAAG GTGTTGGCTATGGTATGATGGTGGTTTCCACGTATATTGGTATTTATTACAACGTGGTGATCTGCATCGCTTTCTATTACTTCTTCATGTCTATGACCAATGTGCTTCCTTGGACATACTGCAATAACCCCTGGAACACCAAGGACTGCAGCGGGGTGGTAGGGTCTTCCTATGCGAACGCCTCTATCGCCAACACGTCCACGTTGATGAGAAACATCTCAGAATTGGTGAACCATACAGCCAAGAGGACCAGCCCTAGCGAGGAGTACTGGAA GTACCATGTGCTGAACATCTCCGATGACATTGGTCATTTTGGAGAGGTGCGGCTTCCAATATTGGGTTGTCTGGCAGCCTCCTGGGTCGTGGTGTTCCTCTGCCTCATCAGAGGGGTCAAGTCGTCGGGGAAA gtGGTTTACTTTACAGCCACATTTCCTTATGTGGTGCTGACTGTCCTCTTCATCCGAGGAATTACGTTGGATGGTGCTGTTAATGGGATCAAATACTACCTGACTCCACAGTGGAAAATGATCTTGGATGCTAAG GTGTGGGGGGATGCTGCCTCCCAGATCTTCTACTCTCTTGGCTGTGCCTGGGGTGGGCTCATCACCATGGCATCTTATAACAAATTCCACAACAACTGTTACAG GGACAGCATAATCATCAGCATAACAAACTGTGCAACCAGCGTCTATGCAGGCTTTGTCATCTTCTCCATTCTGGGCTTCATGGCGCACCACCTGGGCGTGGATGTGGCTGATGTGGCTGACCACGGACCTGGGCTAGCTTTCGTGGCCTACCCAGGGGCCCTCACTCTGCTGCCCATTTCCCCACTTTGGTCACTCCTTTTCTTCTTCATGCTCATCCTGCTAGGACTTGGAACTCAG ttcTGCCTGTTGGAGACACTGGTAACAGCTATTGTGGATGAGATTGGGACAGACTGGATAATTCGGAATAAAACATACGTGACCTTGGGGGTGGCGGTAGTTGGCTTTCTGCTAGGAGTGCCTCTGACATCTCAG gCTGGGATCTATTGGCTGCTGCTCATGGATAACTATGCAGCCAGTTTCTCTCTTGTCATCAtttcctgtatcatgtgtgtcgCCATCATGTACATTTACG GGTTCCATAACTACTTCAAGGATGTTGAGATGATGTTGGGTTTTCCTCCTCCAATCTTCTTCCGAATCTGCTGGCGATTCGTGTCTCCTGCCATTATCTCG tttatcCTGGTGTTCACAGTAGTCCAGTACAAACCTATTACTTACAATGACTACATCTACCCTGGCTGGTCTTTAATCATCGGATTCCTAATGGCTCTCTCTTCCGTAATTTGCATTCCTATCTACGCCATATACAAGATCTGGACGTCTGACGGGACAACGTTTCTAGAG CGTGTAAAAAACGCATTAAAGCCAGACCCCAGCTGGGGCCCAGCCCTACAGGAGCACCGGACTGGTCGTTATGCACCGAACGTCAGCTCTGGCTCAAACTTGAACCAGGAGGGTCAGCTCCTGCACACTAAGGAGAAGCCAGAAGAGGTCAGCCTCATGATCCAGGGCAGCAATGACTCTGCACACAACCCAGAGGCCAGTGCGTAA
- the LOC117416833 gene encoding sodium- and chloride-dependent glycine transporter 1-like isoform X1 produces MSESNTNADFSSDQNGAVLGETTKKDENIRRGNWGNQIEFVLTSVGYAVGLGNVWRFPYLCYRNGGGAFMFPYFIMLVFCGIPLFFLELSFGQFASLGCLGVWKVSPMFKGVGYGMMVVSTYIGIYYNVVICIAFYYFFMSMTNVLPWTYCNNPWNTKDCSGVVGSSYANASIANTSTLMRNISELVNHTAKRTSPSEEYWKYHVLNISDDIGHFGEVRLPILGCLAASWVVVFLCLIRGVKSSGKVVYFTATFPYVVLTVLFIRGITLDGAVNGIKYYLTPQWKMILDAKVWGDAASQIFYSLGCAWGGLITMASYNKFHNNCYRDSIIISITNCATSVYAGFVIFSILGFMAHHLGVDVADVADHGPGLAFVAYPGALTLLPISPLWSLLFFFMLILLGLGTQFCLLETLVTAIVDEIGTDWIIRNKTYVTLGVAVVGFLLGVPLTSQAGIYWLLLMDNYAASFSLVIISCIMCVAIMYIYGFHNYFKDVEMMLGFPPPIFFRICWRFVSPAIISFILVFTVVQYKPITYNDYIYPGWSLIIGFLMALSSVICIPIYAIYKIWTSDGTTFLERVKNALKPDPSWGPALQEHRTGRYAPNVSSGSNLNQEGQLLHTKEKPEEVSLMIQGSNDSAHNPEASA; encoded by the exons AATGGAGCGGTTCTTGGTGAGACGACAAAGAAGGATGAGAACATACGCCGGGGGAACTGGGGCAACCAGATTGAGTTTGTTCTGACCAGTGTCGGCTATGCAGTGGGTTTGGGCAATGTCTGGAGATTCCCCTATCTCTGCTACAGAAATGGAGGAG GTGCCTTCATGTTTCCCTACTTCATCATGCTTGTGTTCTGTGGAATCCCGCTCTTTTTCCTGGAGCTGTCCTTCGGACAGTTTGCCAGTCTTGGCTGCCTTGGGGTATGGAAAGTCAGCCCCATGTTTAAAG GTGTTGGCTATGGTATGATGGTGGTTTCCACGTATATTGGTATTTATTACAACGTGGTGATCTGCATCGCTTTCTATTACTTCTTCATGTCTATGACCAATGTGCTTCCTTGGACATACTGCAATAACCCCTGGAACACCAAGGACTGCAGCGGGGTGGTAGGGTCTTCCTATGCGAACGCCTCTATCGCCAACACGTCCACGTTGATGAGAAACATCTCAGAATTGGTGAACCATACAGCCAAGAGGACCAGCCCTAGCGAGGAGTACTGGAA GTACCATGTGCTGAACATCTCCGATGACATTGGTCATTTTGGAGAGGTGCGGCTTCCAATATTGGGTTGTCTGGCAGCCTCCTGGGTCGTGGTGTTCCTCTGCCTCATCAGAGGGGTCAAGTCGTCGGGGAAA gtGGTTTACTTTACAGCCACATTTCCTTATGTGGTGCTGACTGTCCTCTTCATCCGAGGAATTACGTTGGATGGTGCTGTTAATGGGATCAAATACTACCTGACTCCACAGTGGAAAATGATCTTGGATGCTAAG GTGTGGGGGGATGCTGCCTCCCAGATCTTCTACTCTCTTGGCTGTGCCTGGGGTGGGCTCATCACCATGGCATCTTATAACAAATTCCACAACAACTGTTACAG GGACAGCATAATCATCAGCATAACAAACTGTGCAACCAGCGTCTATGCAGGCTTTGTCATCTTCTCCATTCTGGGCTTCATGGCGCACCACCTGGGCGTGGATGTGGCTGATGTGGCTGACCACGGACCTGGGCTAGCTTTCGTGGCCTACCCAGGGGCCCTCACTCTGCTGCCCATTTCCCCACTTTGGTCACTCCTTTTCTTCTTCATGCTCATCCTGCTAGGACTTGGAACTCAG ttcTGCCTGTTGGAGACACTGGTAACAGCTATTGTGGATGAGATTGGGACAGACTGGATAATTCGGAATAAAACATACGTGACCTTGGGGGTGGCGGTAGTTGGCTTTCTGCTAGGAGTGCCTCTGACATCTCAG gCTGGGATCTATTGGCTGCTGCTCATGGATAACTATGCAGCCAGTTTCTCTCTTGTCATCAtttcctgtatcatgtgtgtcgCCATCATGTACATTTACG GGTTCCATAACTACTTCAAGGATGTTGAGATGATGTTGGGTTTTCCTCCTCCAATCTTCTTCCGAATCTGCTGGCGATTCGTGTCTCCTGCCATTATCTCG tttatcCTGGTGTTCACAGTAGTCCAGTACAAACCTATTACTTACAATGACTACATCTACCCTGGCTGGTCTTTAATCATCGGATTCCTAATGGCTCTCTCTTCCGTAATTTGCATTCCTATCTACGCCATATACAAGATCTGGACGTCTGACGGGACAACGTTTCTAGAG CGTGTAAAAAACGCATTAAAGCCAGACCCCAGCTGGGGCCCAGCCCTACAGGAGCACCGGACTGGTCGTTATGCACCGAACGTCAGCTCTGGCTCAAACTTGAACCAGGAGGGTCAGCTCCTGCACACTAAGGAGAAGCCAGAAGAGGTCAGCCTCATGATCCAGGGCAGCAATGACTCTGCACACAACCCAGAGGCCAGTGCGTAA
- the LOC117416833 gene encoding sodium- and chloride-dependent glycine transporter 1-like isoform X3, with protein sequence MGLPANGAVLGETTKKDENIRRGNWGNQIEFVLTSVGYAVGLGNVWRFPYLCYRNGGGAFMFPYFIMLVFCGIPLFFLELSFGQFASLGCLGVWKVSPMFKGVGYGMMVVSTYIGIYYNVVICIAFYYFFMSMTNVLPWTYCNNPWNTKDCSGVVGSSYANASIANTSTLMRNISELVNHTAKRTSPSEEYWKYHVLNISDDIGHFGEVRLPILGCLAASWVVVFLCLIRGVKSSGKVVYFTATFPYVVLTVLFIRGITLDGAVNGIKYYLTPQWKMILDAKVWGDAASQIFYSLGCAWGGLITMASYNKFHNNCYRDSIIISITNCATSVYAGFVIFSILGFMAHHLGVDVADVADHGPGLAFVAYPGALTLLPISPLWSLLFFFMLILLGLGTQFCLLETLVTAIVDEIGTDWIIRNKTYVTLGVAVVGFLLGVPLTSQAGIYWLLLMDNYAASFSLVIISCIMCVAIMYIYGFHNYFKDVEMMLGFPPPIFFRICWRFVSPAIISFILVFTVVQYKPITYNDYIYPGWSLIIGFLMALSSVICIPIYAIYKIWTSDGTTFLERVKNALKPDPSWGPALQEHRTGRYAPNVSSGSNLNQEGQLLHTKEKPEEVSLMIQGSNDSAHNPEASA encoded by the exons AATGGAGCGGTTCTTGGTGAGACGACAAAGAAGGATGAGAACATACGCCGGGGGAACTGGGGCAACCAGATTGAGTTTGTTCTGACCAGTGTCGGCTATGCAGTGGGTTTGGGCAATGTCTGGAGATTCCCCTATCTCTGCTACAGAAATGGAGGAG GTGCCTTCATGTTTCCCTACTTCATCATGCTTGTGTTCTGTGGAATCCCGCTCTTTTTCCTGGAGCTGTCCTTCGGACAGTTTGCCAGTCTTGGCTGCCTTGGGGTATGGAAAGTCAGCCCCATGTTTAAAG GTGTTGGCTATGGTATGATGGTGGTTTCCACGTATATTGGTATTTATTACAACGTGGTGATCTGCATCGCTTTCTATTACTTCTTCATGTCTATGACCAATGTGCTTCCTTGGACATACTGCAATAACCCCTGGAACACCAAGGACTGCAGCGGGGTGGTAGGGTCTTCCTATGCGAACGCCTCTATCGCCAACACGTCCACGTTGATGAGAAACATCTCAGAATTGGTGAACCATACAGCCAAGAGGACCAGCCCTAGCGAGGAGTACTGGAA GTACCATGTGCTGAACATCTCCGATGACATTGGTCATTTTGGAGAGGTGCGGCTTCCAATATTGGGTTGTCTGGCAGCCTCCTGGGTCGTGGTGTTCCTCTGCCTCATCAGAGGGGTCAAGTCGTCGGGGAAA gtGGTTTACTTTACAGCCACATTTCCTTATGTGGTGCTGACTGTCCTCTTCATCCGAGGAATTACGTTGGATGGTGCTGTTAATGGGATCAAATACTACCTGACTCCACAGTGGAAAATGATCTTGGATGCTAAG GTGTGGGGGGATGCTGCCTCCCAGATCTTCTACTCTCTTGGCTGTGCCTGGGGTGGGCTCATCACCATGGCATCTTATAACAAATTCCACAACAACTGTTACAG GGACAGCATAATCATCAGCATAACAAACTGTGCAACCAGCGTCTATGCAGGCTTTGTCATCTTCTCCATTCTGGGCTTCATGGCGCACCACCTGGGCGTGGATGTGGCTGATGTGGCTGACCACGGACCTGGGCTAGCTTTCGTGGCCTACCCAGGGGCCCTCACTCTGCTGCCCATTTCCCCACTTTGGTCACTCCTTTTCTTCTTCATGCTCATCCTGCTAGGACTTGGAACTCAG ttcTGCCTGTTGGAGACACTGGTAACAGCTATTGTGGATGAGATTGGGACAGACTGGATAATTCGGAATAAAACATACGTGACCTTGGGGGTGGCGGTAGTTGGCTTTCTGCTAGGAGTGCCTCTGACATCTCAG gCTGGGATCTATTGGCTGCTGCTCATGGATAACTATGCAGCCAGTTTCTCTCTTGTCATCAtttcctgtatcatgtgtgtcgCCATCATGTACATTTACG GGTTCCATAACTACTTCAAGGATGTTGAGATGATGTTGGGTTTTCCTCCTCCAATCTTCTTCCGAATCTGCTGGCGATTCGTGTCTCCTGCCATTATCTCG tttatcCTGGTGTTCACAGTAGTCCAGTACAAACCTATTACTTACAATGACTACATCTACCCTGGCTGGTCTTTAATCATCGGATTCCTAATGGCTCTCTCTTCCGTAATTTGCATTCCTATCTACGCCATATACAAGATCTGGACGTCTGACGGGACAACGTTTCTAGAG CGTGTAAAAAACGCATTAAAGCCAGACCCCAGCTGGGGCCCAGCCCTACAGGAGCACCGGACTGGTCGTTATGCACCGAACGTCAGCTCTGGCTCAAACTTGAACCAGGAGGGTCAGCTCCTGCACACTAAGGAGAAGCCAGAAGAGGTCAGCCTCATGATCCAGGGCAGCAATGACTCTGCACACAACCCAGAGGCCAGTGCGTAA
- the LOC117416833 gene encoding sodium- and chloride-dependent glycine transporter 1-like isoform X2, with protein MEKKVCESMQNGAVLGETTKKDENIRRGNWGNQIEFVLTSVGYAVGLGNVWRFPYLCYRNGGGAFMFPYFIMLVFCGIPLFFLELSFGQFASLGCLGVWKVSPMFKGVGYGMMVVSTYIGIYYNVVICIAFYYFFMSMTNVLPWTYCNNPWNTKDCSGVVGSSYANASIANTSTLMRNISELVNHTAKRTSPSEEYWKYHVLNISDDIGHFGEVRLPILGCLAASWVVVFLCLIRGVKSSGKVVYFTATFPYVVLTVLFIRGITLDGAVNGIKYYLTPQWKMILDAKVWGDAASQIFYSLGCAWGGLITMASYNKFHNNCYRDSIIISITNCATSVYAGFVIFSILGFMAHHLGVDVADVADHGPGLAFVAYPGALTLLPISPLWSLLFFFMLILLGLGTQFCLLETLVTAIVDEIGTDWIIRNKTYVTLGVAVVGFLLGVPLTSQAGIYWLLLMDNYAASFSLVIISCIMCVAIMYIYGFHNYFKDVEMMLGFPPPIFFRICWRFVSPAIISFILVFTVVQYKPITYNDYIYPGWSLIIGFLMALSSVICIPIYAIYKIWTSDGTTFLERVKNALKPDPSWGPALQEHRTGRYAPNVSSGSNLNQEGQLLHTKEKPEEVSLMIQGSNDSAHNPEASA; from the exons AATGGAGCGGTTCTTGGTGAGACGACAAAGAAGGATGAGAACATACGCCGGGGGAACTGGGGCAACCAGATTGAGTTTGTTCTGACCAGTGTCGGCTATGCAGTGGGTTTGGGCAATGTCTGGAGATTCCCCTATCTCTGCTACAGAAATGGAGGAG GTGCCTTCATGTTTCCCTACTTCATCATGCTTGTGTTCTGTGGAATCCCGCTCTTTTTCCTGGAGCTGTCCTTCGGACAGTTTGCCAGTCTTGGCTGCCTTGGGGTATGGAAAGTCAGCCCCATGTTTAAAG GTGTTGGCTATGGTATGATGGTGGTTTCCACGTATATTGGTATTTATTACAACGTGGTGATCTGCATCGCTTTCTATTACTTCTTCATGTCTATGACCAATGTGCTTCCTTGGACATACTGCAATAACCCCTGGAACACCAAGGACTGCAGCGGGGTGGTAGGGTCTTCCTATGCGAACGCCTCTATCGCCAACACGTCCACGTTGATGAGAAACATCTCAGAATTGGTGAACCATACAGCCAAGAGGACCAGCCCTAGCGAGGAGTACTGGAA GTACCATGTGCTGAACATCTCCGATGACATTGGTCATTTTGGAGAGGTGCGGCTTCCAATATTGGGTTGTCTGGCAGCCTCCTGGGTCGTGGTGTTCCTCTGCCTCATCAGAGGGGTCAAGTCGTCGGGGAAA gtGGTTTACTTTACAGCCACATTTCCTTATGTGGTGCTGACTGTCCTCTTCATCCGAGGAATTACGTTGGATGGTGCTGTTAATGGGATCAAATACTACCTGACTCCACAGTGGAAAATGATCTTGGATGCTAAG GTGTGGGGGGATGCTGCCTCCCAGATCTTCTACTCTCTTGGCTGTGCCTGGGGTGGGCTCATCACCATGGCATCTTATAACAAATTCCACAACAACTGTTACAG GGACAGCATAATCATCAGCATAACAAACTGTGCAACCAGCGTCTATGCAGGCTTTGTCATCTTCTCCATTCTGGGCTTCATGGCGCACCACCTGGGCGTGGATGTGGCTGATGTGGCTGACCACGGACCTGGGCTAGCTTTCGTGGCCTACCCAGGGGCCCTCACTCTGCTGCCCATTTCCCCACTTTGGTCACTCCTTTTCTTCTTCATGCTCATCCTGCTAGGACTTGGAACTCAG ttcTGCCTGTTGGAGACACTGGTAACAGCTATTGTGGATGAGATTGGGACAGACTGGATAATTCGGAATAAAACATACGTGACCTTGGGGGTGGCGGTAGTTGGCTTTCTGCTAGGAGTGCCTCTGACATCTCAG gCTGGGATCTATTGGCTGCTGCTCATGGATAACTATGCAGCCAGTTTCTCTCTTGTCATCAtttcctgtatcatgtgtgtcgCCATCATGTACATTTACG GGTTCCATAACTACTTCAAGGATGTTGAGATGATGTTGGGTTTTCCTCCTCCAATCTTCTTCCGAATCTGCTGGCGATTCGTGTCTCCTGCCATTATCTCG tttatcCTGGTGTTCACAGTAGTCCAGTACAAACCTATTACTTACAATGACTACATCTACCCTGGCTGGTCTTTAATCATCGGATTCCTAATGGCTCTCTCTTCCGTAATTTGCATTCCTATCTACGCCATATACAAGATCTGGACGTCTGACGGGACAACGTTTCTAGAG CGTGTAAAAAACGCATTAAAGCCAGACCCCAGCTGGGGCCCAGCCCTACAGGAGCACCGGACTGGTCGTTATGCACCGAACGTCAGCTCTGGCTCAAACTTGAACCAGGAGGGTCAGCTCCTGCACACTAAGGAGAAGCCAGAAGAGGTCAGCCTCATGATCCAGGGCAGCAATGACTCTGCACACAACCCAGAGGCCAGTGCGTAA